The Pyrus communis chromosome 2, drPyrComm1.1, whole genome shotgun sequence genome includes a window with the following:
- the LOC137726430 gene encoding uncharacterized protein, which translates to MSSPAPSSAFFVICLLHSLIAISCGALMMFYMTEVYTFGHGIETAQKLLGSTPHDQLLIRTCDSFSGLLLFAIGFLLLMVSFVKDCEFQSFFAKGCTLLHVFMALWRCYFERRVEDLAWDWLRQTVGDVVLAASWVFFLIFSWREKYD; encoded by the coding sequence ATGTCGTCGCCGGCGCCGTCGTCGGCCTTCTTCGTCATCTGCCTCCTCCACTCCCTAATCGCCATATCCTGCGGGGCACTCATGATGTTCTACATGACGGAAGTCTACACCTTCGGGCATGGGATCGAGACCGCCCAGAAGCTGCTGGGGTCCACCCCCCACGACCAGCTCCTGATTCGGACCTGCGACTCCTTCTCTGGCCTCCTCCTCTTCGCGATCGGCTTCCTGCTGCTCATGGTCTCCTTCGTGAAAGATTGCGAGTTCCAGAGCTTCTTCGCCAAGGGGTGCACGTTGCTCCACGTTTTCATGGCGCTGTGGAGGTGCTACTTCGAGCGGCGGGTGGAGGACCTCGCCTGGGACTGGCTGAGGCAGACGGTCGGCGACGTCGTGCTGGCGGCGTCTTGGGTTTTCTTCCTTATTTTCTCCTGGAGAGAAAAGTACGACTAA